One part of the Streptomyces nigra genome encodes these proteins:
- the purS gene encoding phosphoribosylformylglycinamidine synthase subunit PurS has translation MARVVVDVMLKPEILDPQGQAVQRALPRLGFEGISDVRQGKRFELEVDGPVDDAALARIHDLAESFLANTVIEDFTVRVEEVAEAAK, from the coding sequence GTGGCACGCGTCGTAGTCGACGTCATGCTCAAGCCGGAGATCCTCGACCCCCAGGGCCAGGCGGTGCAGCGCGCACTGCCGCGACTGGGTTTCGAAGGCATCTCCGACGTACGTCAGGGAAAGCGTTTCGAACTGGAAGTTGACGGACCGGTCGACGATGCCGCGCTCGCCCGCATCCACGATCTTGCGGAATCCTTCCTCGCCAACACCGTGATCGAGGACTTCACCGTCCGCGTCGAGGAAGTCGCGGAGGCGGCCAAGTGA
- a CDS encoding sensor histidine kinase — protein MRGPGTWWRGKSTPAKVEAYTRGSFHFFAVMEVLSAGVPVVRGTEGGPGAVLLLLVCVHAAISALTVSRAVDWVCGRREQPVRTLWTLGAATALISVVALALALHGPGGEEARSAAGSVIGVVIVFGVGIIALGLDSRRHVYTLLAGFAGGAGVVAVLTGMPVLGALTIALLVLVCCGFITFTAVFSVWLLKAVYELDEARETRARLAVAEERLRFGRDLHDVMGRNLAVIALKSEPAVQLARRGRPEAVEQMIEVQRIAQESQREVRDVVRGYREADLEVEIAGAQGVLTAAGIACEVTGEAAGLPVDVQSALAWVVREATTNVLRHGNAERCTVDVGVSEGRVVLKVENDGAAGASDGGGGSGLAGLRERLAAVDGTLEAGRVEEGVFRLVAEVPLAGAGVREAVV, from the coding sequence ATGCGCGGGCCGGGAACGTGGTGGCGGGGCAAGAGCACCCCGGCGAAGGTGGAGGCGTACACGCGAGGGTCGTTCCACTTCTTCGCGGTGATGGAGGTCCTCTCGGCCGGGGTGCCGGTGGTCCGCGGGACCGAGGGCGGGCCGGGCGCCGTGCTGTTGCTCCTGGTCTGCGTGCACGCGGCGATCAGCGCCCTGACCGTGTCACGGGCCGTGGACTGGGTGTGCGGGCGGCGGGAACAGCCCGTCCGGACGCTGTGGACGCTCGGTGCCGCCACCGCGCTGATCTCCGTCGTGGCCCTCGCCCTCGCCCTGCACGGTCCGGGCGGTGAGGAGGCCCGGTCCGCGGCGGGCAGCGTCATCGGCGTCGTGATCGTCTTCGGCGTGGGCATCATCGCGCTCGGCCTGGACAGCCGCCGGCACGTGTACACCCTGCTGGCCGGTTTCGCGGGCGGCGCGGGCGTCGTCGCGGTCCTGACGGGGATGCCCGTCCTCGGCGCGCTGACCATCGCGCTGCTCGTGCTGGTCTGCTGCGGCTTCATCACCTTCACGGCCGTCTTCTCCGTCTGGCTGCTCAAGGCCGTCTACGAGCTCGACGAGGCCCGCGAGACCCGGGCGCGGCTCGCCGTGGCCGAGGAGCGGCTGCGGTTCGGGCGCGATCTGCACGACGTGATGGGGCGCAACCTCGCCGTCATCGCGTTGAAGAGCGAGCCCGCCGTGCAGCTGGCGCGGCGCGGGCGGCCCGAGGCCGTCGAGCAGATGATCGAGGTGCAGCGGATCGCGCAGGAGTCGCAGCGCGAGGTGCGGGACGTCGTACGGGGTTATCGGGAGGCCGACCTGGAGGTCGAGATCGCCGGTGCGCAGGGCGTGTTGACGGCGGCCGGGATCGCGTGCGAGGTGACGGGGGAGGCGGCCGGGCTGCCGGTCGACGTGCAGTCGGCGCTGGCCTGGGTGGTGCGGGAGGCGACCACGAATGTACTGCGGCACGGGAACGCCGAGCGGTGCACGGTGGATGTAGGGGTGAGTGAGGGACGCGTGGTGCTGAAGGTGGAGAACGACGGGGCTGCCGGAGCCTCCGACGGGGGTGGGGGCTCCGGGCTCGCCGGGCTCCGCGAGCGGCTGGCCGCGGTGGACGGCACGCTGGAGGCCGGCCGGGTCGAGGAGGGGGTGTTCCGGCTGGTGGCGGAGGTGCCGTTGGCCGGAGCGGGTGTCCGGGAGGCCGTCGTATGA
- a CDS encoding peptidase E, producing the protein MTLDPHRRLALLGGGFSTDDDGVLDDWLLGLVDAARPRVCFVPTASGDAPGYIERFLAAFADRPVEAEVLPLFRRTLDDEALRTFLLSQEIVYVGGGNTANLLAVWRAHGVDLLLREAYDRGVLLCGISAGANCWAEGSHTDSFGPLTHLADGLGLLPGSVCPHYDGEPGRRPSYRAAVADGALPPGWAVEDGVGALFTEGRLTEAVTRAPGAGLYRVEPDGEGGATERAVPCRPLRREGLSP; encoded by the coding sequence ATGACACTCGACCCGCACCGCCGTCTGGCCCTTCTCGGGGGCGGGTTCTCCACCGACGACGACGGGGTGCTGGACGACTGGCTGCTCGGGCTGGTGGACGCGGCCCGGCCGAGGGTCTGCTTCGTGCCGACGGCGAGCGGCGATGCACCGGGCTACATCGAGCGCTTCCTCGCGGCGTTCGCCGACCGTCCGGTGGAAGCCGAGGTCCTGCCCCTGTTCCGGCGCACCCTCGACGACGAGGCCCTGCGGACCTTCCTGCTGAGCCAGGAGATCGTGTACGTCGGCGGCGGCAACACCGCGAACCTGCTGGCCGTCTGGCGTGCGCACGGCGTGGACCTGCTGCTGCGCGAGGCGTACGACCGGGGTGTGCTGCTGTGCGGCATCAGCGCCGGGGCCAACTGCTGGGCCGAGGGCTCGCACACCGACTCCTTCGGCCCGCTGACCCACCTCGCCGACGGGCTGGGCCTGCTGCCCGGCTCGGTCTGCCCGCACTACGACGGTGAGCCGGGACGCCGGCCGTCCTACCGGGCGGCGGTGGCGGACGGGGCGCTGCCGCCGGGCTGGGCGGTGGAGGACGGCGTAGGCGCGCTCTTCACCGAGGGCCGGCTGACGGAGGCGGTGACGCGGGCGCCCGGGGCGGGGCTGTACCGGGTCGAGCCGGACGGGGAGGGCGGGGCCACCGAGCGGGCCGTGCCCTGCCGCCCCCTCCGCCGCGAAGGGCTCAGCCCATGA
- a CDS encoding ABC transporter permease, with the protein MSTATTTPMGRMTSLARAELTLLGRSRGTLFAALFVPLILPLSAREAAKQMDLAEAGLTLGTVILPASIGFSLLYAVYATLVSVYTARREELVLKRLRTGEPRDTEILAGAALPAVATGLAQSVVLAIGCTVLLDVGAPRAPHLAVLGLLSGFVLCATLAAVTSSFTRSVESAQVTTLPVVFLSMIFSGMLVPLEVLPDRVASACELLPLTPVITLIRGGWTGDLSASETLGAVLVALVWTVGAVFAVRRRFRWEPRR; encoded by the coding sequence ATGAGCACGGCGACCACCACCCCGATGGGGCGTATGACGTCGTTGGCCCGGGCCGAGCTGACCCTGCTCGGACGCAGCAGGGGCACCCTCTTCGCGGCGCTGTTCGTGCCGCTGATCCTGCCGCTGAGCGCACGCGAGGCGGCGAAGCAGATGGACCTGGCGGAGGCGGGTCTCACCCTCGGCACGGTGATCCTGCCCGCCTCCATCGGCTTCTCACTGCTCTACGCGGTGTACGCGACGCTCGTCAGCGTCTACACCGCCCGGCGCGAGGAACTCGTCCTCAAGCGGCTGCGCACCGGCGAGCCGCGCGACACCGAGATCCTCGCCGGGGCCGCGCTGCCGGCCGTGGCCACCGGCCTCGCGCAGAGTGTGGTGCTGGCGATCGGCTGCACCGTCCTGCTCGATGTGGGCGCGCCCCGCGCTCCCCATCTCGCCGTGCTGGGCCTGCTGTCGGGGTTCGTGCTGTGCGCGACGCTCGCCGCGGTGACCTCCTCCTTCACCCGCAGCGTGGAGAGTGCGCAGGTCACGACGTTGCCCGTGGTGTTCCTCTCCATGATCTTCTCCGGGATGCTGGTGCCCCTGGAGGTCCTGCCCGACCGGGTGGCGTCGGCGTGCGAACTGCTGCCGCTGACCCCGGTGATCACCCTGATACGCGGTGGCTGGACCGGTGACCTGTCGGCGTCCGAGACGCTGGGCGCGGTCCTCGTCGCGCTGGTCTGGACGGTCGGGGCCGTGTTTGCTGTACGGCGACGGTTCCGCTGGGAACCTCGGCGTTGA
- a CDS encoding maleylpyruvate isomerase family mycothiol-dependent enzyme, translated as MPPAKKRARTYDPVKIRTAVLAQFGHVRQAVRGLTAEQLALPTRLDAWTVRDLAAHVTMALETVSRNLDRDEPRKAGLTLLDWPSATAARAGDIADDTRELAAAHPDLDALYARTEERLTERLATAPGDRFLDTRTGVLSLADHLVTRTVELVVHTDDLNAAVPGLDIPYERQALAACTRLLADALAAKAPGGSTEVRVPPYAVVQCVEGPRHTRGTPPNVVETDPLTWIRLATGRLTWQDALAEAKVSASGERADLSGLLPLMG; from the coding sequence ATGCCCCCGGCCAAGAAGCGCGCGCGCACCTACGACCCCGTCAAGATCCGCACCGCCGTGCTCGCCCAGTTCGGGCACGTCCGGCAGGCCGTCCGCGGGCTCACCGCCGAGCAGCTCGCCCTGCCGACCCGCCTGGACGCCTGGACCGTACGGGACCTGGCCGCCCACGTGACCATGGCCCTGGAGACCGTCAGCCGGAACCTCGACCGGGACGAGCCGCGCAAGGCCGGACTCACCCTCCTGGACTGGCCCTCGGCCACCGCCGCCCGCGCCGGGGACATCGCCGACGACACCCGCGAACTCGCCGCCGCCCACCCCGACCTCGACGCGCTGTACGCCCGTACCGAGGAACGCCTCACCGAGCGCCTGGCCACCGCGCCCGGCGACCGGTTCCTCGACACCCGCACCGGCGTCCTGTCCCTCGCCGACCACCTGGTCACCCGTACCGTCGAACTCGTCGTCCACACCGACGACCTGAACGCCGCCGTCCCCGGCCTGGACATCCCGTACGAGCGGCAGGCGCTCGCCGCCTGCACCCGGCTGCTCGCCGACGCGCTCGCGGCGAAGGCGCCCGGCGGTTCGACCGAGGTCCGCGTCCCGCCCTACGCCGTCGTGCAGTGCGTGGAGGGCCCGCGGCACACCCGGGGCACCCCGCCCAACGTCGTCGAGACCGACCCGCTGACCTGGATCCGGCTCGCCACCGGTCGTCTGACCTGGCAGGACGCCCTCGCGGAGGCCAAGGTCAGCGCGAGCGGCGAGCGCGCCGACCTGAGCGGACTGCTGCCGCTCATGGGCTGA
- a CDS encoding glutaredoxin domain-containing protein, protein MTRRWTPAARFALGGAVLTAALLLGGDRTGALTAAAVSLLIAAVHSPLVFPRSVGAEEARRRSDADGRPVVYWRPGCAYCLRLRFRLGLRGRRAHWVDIWRDPAGAAEVRAANGGDETVPTVVVAGRPHTNPDPRRVREWLALPGRG, encoded by the coding sequence ATGACACGCAGGTGGACCCCGGCGGCCCGGTTCGCGCTCGGCGGCGCCGTCCTGACGGCCGCGCTGCTCCTGGGCGGAGACCGGACCGGGGCGCTGACCGCGGCAGCGGTGTCCCTGCTGATCGCGGCGGTGCACTCCCCGCTGGTCTTCCCCCGGTCCGTGGGGGCCGAGGAGGCGCGGCGGCGCAGTGACGCCGACGGCCGCCCCGTCGTCTACTGGCGGCCGGGCTGCGCCTACTGTCTGCGGCTGCGCTTCCGGCTGGGCCTTCGGGGCCGCCGGGCGCACTGGGTGGACATCTGGCGTGACCCGGCCGGGGCGGCGGAGGTCAGGGCGGCCAACGGCGGCGACGAGACCGTGCCGACGGTCGTCGTCGCCGGGCGGCCGCACACCAATCCGGACCCGCGCCGGGTGCGCGAGTGGCTCGCCCTGCCGGGCCGCGGCTGA
- a CDS encoding response regulator transcription factor, translating into MSEPVRLLLADDEHLIRGALATLLSLEDDLVIVAEAADGPEALAMARAHRPDVAVLDLQMPGADGVKVATALRTELPGCQVLIVTSHGRPGHLKRALEAGVRGFVPKTVSAQRLAEIIRTVHRGNRYVDPELAADAIAAGDSPLTAREAEVLELAADGAPVAEIAERAALSQGTVRNYLSSAVSKLGAENRHAAVRLARSRGWV; encoded by the coding sequence ATGAGCGAGCCGGTACGGCTGCTGCTGGCCGACGACGAGCATCTGATCCGCGGCGCGCTCGCCACGCTGCTGTCCCTGGAGGACGACCTCGTGATCGTCGCCGAGGCGGCCGACGGACCAGAGGCGCTCGCCATGGCGCGGGCCCACCGGCCCGATGTCGCCGTCCTGGATCTGCAGATGCCGGGGGCCGACGGTGTGAAGGTCGCCACAGCGCTGCGGACCGAACTGCCCGGGTGCCAGGTGCTGATCGTGACCAGTCACGGGCGGCCCGGGCATCTGAAGCGGGCCCTTGAGGCGGGTGTGCGCGGATTCGTCCCGAAGACGGTCAGCGCCCAGCGGCTCGCGGAGATCATCCGGACCGTGCACCGCGGAAACCGGTACGTCGACCCGGAGTTGGCGGCCGACGCCATCGCCGCCGGGGACTCCCCGCTGACCGCGCGGGAGGCCGAGGTGCTGGAACTCGCGGCCGACGGGGCGCCCGTGGCGGAGATCGCGGAGCGCGCCGCGCTGTCCCAGGGGACCGTGCGGAACTATCTGTCCTCCGCCGTCTCGAAACTCGGGGCGGAGAACCGGCACGCGGCGGTGCGCCTCGCACGCTCCCGCGGTTGGGTATAG
- a CDS encoding ABC transporter ATP-binding protein → MNIKEHEHVIEVTDLRRVYGGGFEAVRGVSFSVRRGEVFALLGTNGAGKTSTVELLEGLAEPAGGRVRVLGHDPFAERAAVRPRTGVMLQEGGFPSELTVAETARMWAGCVSGARSPLEVLGLVGLAGKTRVRVKQLSGGERRRLDLALALLGDPEVLFLDEPTTGLDAEGRRDTWELVRALRDNGTTVVLTTHYLEEAEDLADRLAILHEGRIAAAGTPAEVTAAQPSRITFELPDGYFLGDLPPLGELGVSGHEVEGRSVRLRTHRLQWAATRLLMWAEQAGVELRRLDVRSASLEEAFLGIAREAAGTAGTKEYAA, encoded by the coding sequence ATGAACATCAAAGAACACGAGCACGTGATCGAGGTCACCGACCTCCGGCGTGTCTACGGGGGCGGGTTCGAGGCGGTGCGCGGGGTCTCGTTCTCCGTGCGGCGCGGAGAGGTCTTCGCCCTGCTCGGCACCAACGGCGCCGGAAAGACGTCGACCGTGGAACTCCTCGAAGGGCTGGCCGAGCCCGCCGGGGGCCGGGTGCGGGTGCTGGGGCACGACCCCTTCGCCGAGCGGGCCGCCGTACGGCCGCGCACCGGCGTGATGCTGCAGGAGGGCGGCTTCCCGTCCGAGCTGACCGTCGCCGAGACCGCGCGGATGTGGGCGGGGTGTGTGAGCGGGGCCCGCTCGCCGCTGGAGGTGCTCGGCCTCGTCGGGCTGGCCGGGAAGACCCGCGTACGGGTCAAGCAGCTGTCCGGCGGGGAGCGGCGGCGCCTCGACCTGGCGCTCGCCCTGCTCGGGGATCCCGAGGTGCTCTTCCTCGACGAACCGACGACCGGGCTCGACGCCGAAGGACGCCGGGACACCTGGGAGTTGGTGCGGGCGCTGCGCGACAACGGCACCACCGTGGTGCTGACCACGCACTACCTGGAGGAGGCGGAGGACCTCGCCGACCGGCTCGCGATCCTGCACGAGGGGCGGATCGCAGCGGCCGGGACGCCCGCCGAGGTGACCGCGGCCCAGCCCTCACGGATCACCTTCGAACTGCCCGACGGCTACTTCCTCGGCGACCTGCCGCCGCTCGGCGAGCTGGGCGTGAGCGGACACGAGGTCGAGGGGCGGTCCGTACGGCTGCGCACCCACCGGCTGCAGTGGGCGGCGACCCGGCTGCTGATGTGGGCCGAGCAGGCCGGGGTGGAGCTGCGGCGGCTGGACGTGCGATCGGCGTCGCTGGAGGAGGCGTTCCTCGGCATCGCGCGGGAGGCGGCGGGGACCGCCGGGACGAAGGAGTACGCGGCATGA
- a CDS encoding META domain-containing protein, producing MDTLGTPRTNRRRLALLAALTLLPFAAACGSEDAGSDSVGAGARASLSDARWGVDQVTTDGKKDAAPDTAWLRVSGDGKVEGNLGCNHFGARADFADGHVAFEQVQSTEMACDGVPADFEQTLARTLADGDLTAEADGDRLTLTTKDGDRVTLSKQEAAPLKGTKWTVTSPDADGKAHLTFDEKAGEVSGSLGCNRVKATATIRDGSITLGSASTTRMMCDTSLMTAEKKLLGLFDSTVKYRVDHRTLTLTSENGETVTATASK from the coding sequence ATGGACACTCTCGGCACACCCCGTACGAACAGGCGGCGACTGGCCCTCCTCGCCGCCCTGACCCTCCTGCCCTTCGCCGCCGCCTGCGGCAGCGAGGACGCGGGCAGCGACTCGGTCGGGGCCGGGGCGCGGGCGTCCCTGTCCGACGCCCGCTGGGGCGTCGACCAGGTCACGACGGACGGGAAGAAGGACGCCGCCCCGGACACCGCCTGGCTGCGGGTCTCGGGCGACGGGAAGGTCGAGGGCAACCTCGGCTGCAACCACTTCGGCGCCCGGGCCGACTTCGCCGACGGCCACGTCGCCTTCGAGCAGGTCCAGTCGACGGAGATGGCCTGCGACGGCGTCCCCGCGGACTTCGAGCAGACCCTCGCCCGCACCCTCGCCGACGGCGACCTGACCGCCGAGGCGGACGGCGACAGGCTCACCCTCACCACGAAGGACGGCGACCGCGTGACGCTCAGCAAGCAGGAGGCGGCCCCGCTCAAGGGCACCAAGTGGACCGTGACCAGCCCCGACGCCGACGGCAAGGCCCATCTCACGTTCGACGAGAAGGCCGGCGAGGTCAGCGGAAGCCTCGGCTGCAACCGGGTGAAGGCCACCGCGACGATCCGCGACGGCAGTATCACGCTGGGCTCGGCGTCCACCACCCGAATGATGTGCGACACCTCACTCATGACGGCGGAGAAGAAGCTGCTCGGGCTGTTCGACAGCACGGTGAAGTACCGCGTCGACCACCGCACCCTCACGCTGACCAGCGAAAACGGCGAGACCGTCACGGCTACCGCCAGTAAGTGA
- the purL gene encoding phosphoribosylformylglycinamidine synthase subunit PurL has protein sequence MSRTPLDTVEHAAATPDVELPWAELGLKKDEYERIVEILGRRPTGAELAMYSVMWSEHCSYKSSKVHLRQFGEKAPESDALLVGIGENAGVVDVGQGYAVTFKVESHNHPSYVEPYQGAATGVGGIVRDIIAMGARPVAVVDPLRFGAADHPDTKRVLPGVVAGIGGYGNCLGLPNIGGEVVFDACYQGNPLVNAGAIGVMRHEDIHLAKASGAGNKVILYGARTGGDGIGGASILASETFDDAKPSKRPAVQVGDPFQEKLLIECTLEAFAEKLVVGIQDLGAAGLSCATSELASNGSGGMRVTLDDVPLRDSTLSPEEILMSESQERMCAVVEPGKVERFLEICDKWDVIATVIGEVTDGDRLEIYWHGGKIVDVDPRTVAHEGPVYERPYARPSWQDALQADDANKLPRPATSDELKDQVLKLVGSPNQASKKWITSQYDHFVQGNTVLAQPEDSGMIRIDEETGLGVAIATDGNGRYAKLDPYHGAQLALAEAYRNVATTGAKPLAVSDCLNFGSPEDPAVMWQFAEAIRGLADACQQLGTPVTGGNVSLYNQTGEAAIHPTPVVAVLGVIDDVARRTPVAFQEEGQLLYLLGDTHEEFGGSAWSQVVHDHLGGLPPKVDLERERLLAEILISASRDGMIDSAHDLSDGGLIQAVVESALLGGKGARLIVPDGLDAFTFLFSESAGRAVVAVPRSEELRFNDMCGARGLPATRIGVVDGDAVEVQGEFSLPLTTLRETHEATIPALLA, from the coding sequence ATGAGCCGGACGCCTCTGGACACGGTCGAGCACGCGGCCGCGACCCCCGACGTCGAGCTGCCCTGGGCCGAACTGGGCCTGAAGAAGGACGAGTACGAGCGGATCGTCGAGATCCTGGGCCGCCGCCCCACCGGCGCGGAGCTGGCCATGTACTCCGTCATGTGGTCCGAGCACTGCTCGTACAAGTCCTCCAAGGTGCACCTGCGCCAGTTCGGCGAGAAGGCCCCCGAGTCCGACGCCCTGCTCGTCGGCATCGGCGAGAACGCCGGTGTCGTCGACGTCGGCCAGGGCTACGCGGTCACCTTCAAGGTCGAGTCGCACAACCACCCGTCGTACGTCGAGCCCTACCAGGGCGCGGCCACCGGCGTCGGCGGCATCGTGCGCGACATCATCGCGATGGGCGCGCGCCCGGTCGCGGTCGTGGACCCGCTGCGCTTCGGCGCGGCCGACCACCCCGACACCAAGCGCGTCCTGCCCGGCGTCGTCGCCGGCATCGGCGGCTACGGCAACTGCCTGGGCCTGCCCAACATCGGCGGCGAGGTCGTCTTCGACGCCTGCTACCAGGGCAACCCGCTGGTCAACGCCGGTGCCATCGGCGTGATGCGGCACGAGGACATCCACCTCGCCAAGGCGTCCGGCGCCGGCAACAAGGTCATCCTGTACGGGGCCCGGACCGGCGGCGACGGCATCGGCGGCGCCTCCATCCTCGCCTCCGAGACCTTCGACGACGCCAAGCCGTCGAAGCGCCCGGCGGTCCAGGTCGGCGACCCCTTCCAGGAGAAGCTCCTCATCGAGTGCACCCTGGAGGCGTTCGCCGAGAAGCTGGTCGTCGGCATCCAGGACCTGGGCGCGGCCGGCCTGTCCTGCGCGACCAGCGAGCTGGCGTCGAACGGATCCGGCGGTATGCGCGTCACCCTGGACGACGTGCCGCTGCGCGACTCGACCCTCTCGCCCGAGGAAATCCTCATGAGCGAGTCGCAGGAACGCATGTGCGCGGTCGTGGAGCCCGGCAAGGTCGAGCGCTTCCTCGAGATCTGCGACAAGTGGGACGTCATCGCCACCGTCATCGGTGAGGTCACCGACGGCGACCGCCTGGAGATCTACTGGCACGGCGGCAAGATCGTCGACGTCGACCCGCGCACCGTCGCGCACGAGGGCCCGGTCTACGAGCGCCCCTACGCCCGTCCGTCCTGGCAGGACGCCCTCCAGGCCGACGACGCGAACAAGCTGCCCCGGCCGGCGACGTCGGACGAGCTGAAGGACCAGGTCCTGAAGCTGGTCGGCTCCCCGAACCAGGCCAGCAAGAAGTGGATCACCTCGCAGTACGACCACTTCGTGCAGGGCAACACCGTCCTCGCCCAGCCCGAGGACTCCGGCATGATCCGCATCGACGAGGAGACCGGCCTCGGCGTCGCCATCGCGACCGACGGCAACGGCCGGTACGCCAAGCTGGACCCGTACCACGGCGCCCAGCTGGCCCTCGCCGAGGCGTACCGCAACGTCGCCACCACCGGCGCCAAGCCGCTCGCCGTCTCCGACTGCCTGAACTTCGGCTCGCCCGAGGACCCGGCCGTCATGTGGCAGTTCGCGGAGGCCATCCGCGGTCTCGCCGACGCCTGCCAGCAGCTCGGCACCCCGGTGACCGGCGGCAACGTCTCGCTCTACAACCAGACGGGCGAGGCCGCCATCCACCCGACGCCGGTCGTCGCCGTCCTCGGCGTGATCGACGACGTGGCCCGGCGCACCCCGGTCGCCTTCCAGGAGGAGGGCCAGCTCCTCTACCTGCTCGGCGACACCCACGAGGAGTTCGGCGGCTCGGCCTGGTCGCAGGTCGTCCACGACCACCTCGGCGGACTGCCCCCGAAGGTCGACCTGGAGCGTGAGCGGCTGCTGGCCGAGATCCTGATCTCCGCCTCCCGCGACGGCATGATCGACTCCGCGCACGACCTGTCCGACGGCGGTCTGATCCAGGCGGTCGTCGAGTCGGCGCTGCTCGGCGGCAAGGGCGCCCGCCTGATCGTCCCGGACGGTCTGGACGCCTTCACGTTCCTCTTCTCGGAGTCGGCGGGCCGCGCGGTCGTCGCCGTGCCCCGCTCGGAGGAGCTCCGCTTCAACGACATGTGCGGCGCCCGCGGCCTGCCCGCCACCCGCATCGGTGTCGTGGACGGCGACGCGGTCGAGGTCCAGGGCGAGTTCTCCCTCCCCCTGACCACTCTGCGCGAGACGCACGAGGCCACGATCCCGGCCCTGCTGGCGTAG
- the purQ gene encoding phosphoribosylformylglycinamidine synthase subunit PurQ → MTARIGVVTFPGSLDDRDTQRAIRLAGAEPVALWHKDKDLKQVDAVVLCGGFSYGDYLRAGAIARFSPVMDTVIEQAKAGLPVLGICNGFQILTEAHLLPGGMLGNDHLHFICRDQKLRVENAGTAWTTDYTAGQEIHIPLKNMDGRYVADQYTLDKLEAEGRVAFRYLDFNPNGSLNDIAGITNEAGNVVGLMPHPEHAVEPLIGSGRTDGLPFFTSILKKLVNA, encoded by the coding sequence GTGACCGCTCGTATTGGCGTCGTCACTTTCCCGGGTTCTCTCGACGACCGGGACACACAGCGCGCGATCCGCCTCGCGGGCGCCGAACCGGTCGCCCTGTGGCACAAGGACAAAGACCTCAAGCAGGTCGACGCCGTGGTGCTGTGCGGTGGTTTCTCCTACGGCGACTATCTGCGCGCCGGAGCCATCGCCCGCTTCTCGCCGGTGATGGACACCGTCATCGAGCAGGCGAAGGCCGGACTTCCGGTCCTCGGCATCTGCAACGGCTTCCAGATCCTCACCGAGGCCCATCTGCTGCCCGGCGGCATGCTCGGCAACGACCATCTGCACTTCATCTGCCGTGACCAGAAGCTGCGCGTGGAGAACGCCGGGACGGCCTGGACGACCGACTACACGGCCGGCCAGGAGATCCACATCCCGCTGAAGAACATGGACGGCCGCTATGTGGCCGACCAGTACACGCTGGACAAGCTGGAGGCCGAGGGCCGTGTCGCCTTCCGGTACCTCGACTTCAACCCCAACGGCTCGCTCAACGACATCGCCGGCATCACCAACGAGGCGGGCAACGTCGTGGGCCTGATGCCGCACCCGGAGCACGCCGTGGAGCCGCTCATCGGCAGCGGCCGCACCGACGGCCTCCCGTTCTTCACCTCGATCCTCAAGAAGCTGGTCAACGCATGA
- a CDS encoding histone-like nucleoid-structuring protein Lsr2, with protein MAQKVVVTLFDDIDGSEAAETIAFGLDGKSYEIDLNEANAKKLRKALAPYVEAGRKRSRSGKAYRQTEVAPDPAAVRAWAQANKMEVPARGRIPKKVYEAFASAQ; from the coding sequence GTGGCGCAGAAGGTCGTGGTCACTCTCTTTGACGACATCGACGGCTCAGAAGCGGCGGAAACGATCGCCTTCGGACTCGACGGCAAGTCGTACGAGATCGACCTGAATGAAGCCAATGCCAAGAAACTGCGCAAGGCGCTCGCGCCCTACGTGGAGGCCGGCCGCAAGCGGTCGAGGTCGGGCAAGGCGTACAGGCAGACGGAGGTCGCCCCCGACCCCGCGGCCGTACGCGCCTGGGCCCAGGCCAACAAGATGGAGGTGCCGGCCCGCGGCCGTATCCCCAAGAAGGTCTACGAGGCGTTCGCCTCGGCGCAGTGA